In the Devosia sp. SL43 genome, one interval contains:
- a CDS encoding ribose-phosphate pyrophosphokinase: protein MKLVTGNSNRALAQAIASYLELPLTDCTVKRFADKEVFVEIHENVRGEDVFILQSTSFPANDNLMELLILTDALRRSSARRITAVLPYFGYARQDRRATGRTPISAKLVANLITEAGVNRVITLDLHAAQIQGFFDIPTDNLYAAPIITRDILDNYKLDNTTIVSPDVGGVARARAVAQRLGTDLAIVDKRRPKAGVSEVMNIIGDVSGQSCILIDDIVDSGGTLVNAAEALLKAGAKQVSAYITHGVLSEGASERIAASKLKELVVTDSIEETEAVRKAGNIRRLAIAPLIGEAIARTASEQSVSSLFD from the coding sequence ATGAAGCTGGTGACCGGCAATTCGAACCGGGCTCTTGCCCAGGCCATCGCCAGCTATCTCGAGCTCCCCCTCACCGATTGCACGGTCAAGCGTTTCGCGGACAAGGAAGTCTTCGTCGAAATCCACGAAAACGTCCGTGGCGAGGATGTGTTCATCCTGCAGTCGACCAGCTTTCCGGCCAATGACAACCTGATGGAACTGCTGATCCTGACCGACGCCCTGCGCCGGTCCTCGGCACGCCGCATCACCGCCGTGCTGCCCTATTTCGGCTATGCCAGACAGGACCGTCGTGCCACGGGCCGCACCCCGATCTCGGCCAAGCTGGTTGCCAACCTGATCACCGAGGCCGGCGTCAACCGCGTCATTACGCTTGACCTGCACGCCGCGCAAATCCAGGGATTCTTCGACATCCCGACGGACAATCTCTACGCAGCGCCGATCATCACGCGCGACATCCTGGACAACTACAAGCTCGACAACACCACCATCGTCTCGCCAGACGTCGGTGGTGTCGCCCGCGCCCGTGCGGTGGCCCAGCGCCTGGGCACCGACCTTGCCATCGTCGACAAGCGACGCCCCAAGGCTGGTGTGTCCGAGGTGATGAACATCATCGGCGATGTGTCGGGCCAGTCCTGCATCCTGATCGACGATATCGTCGACAGCGGCGGCACGCTGGTCAACGCTGCCGAGGCCCTGCTCAAGGCCGGCGCCAAGCAGGTCTCCGCCTACATCACCCATGGCGTGCTGTCCGAGGGCGCCTCGGAGCGCATCGCGGCATCCAAGCTCAAGGAGCTGGTGGTGACCGACTCCATCGAAGAAACCGAAGCCGTGCGCAAGGCAGGCAATATTCGCCGCCTGGCGATTGCGCCGCTGATCGGCGAGGCCATTGCCCGCACAGCCAGCGAGCAGAGCGTGTCGAGCCTGTTTGACTGA
- a CDS encoding class I SAM-dependent methyltransferase — MSDTAPTLPELIDMQIRANGPMSVATYMGLCLTHPTKGYYRGADPLGAAGDFVTAPEISQMFGELIGFFFVNLWQQMGSPKAFTLLELGPGRGTLMADLLRVACRAEGFRDALDLRMFETNPTLIAEQNARLEPYGPHWIDSFEKVGDGPLLVVANEFFDALPIRQFVRMAGGWHERMVGLSEGRRSFGLNPTPIPVSAMPEAVADAEINAVYEVGLANGEVMKRLAAIASTQGGAILAVDYGYGRTQTGETLQGVRRHAYTDVLDAPGEVDLSAHVDFEALGNVATAAGLAVQPLATQGQFLTRLGITERSKALSVANPGSADSIAAAKSRLTAPEQMGNLFKAFCAHSPGLQPMGFE; from the coding sequence ATGTCTGACACGGCCCCCACCCTGCCCGAACTGATCGACATGCAGATCCGTGCCAACGGGCCGATGTCCGTCGCCACCTATATGGGCCTGTGCCTGACGCATCCGACCAAGGGCTACTATCGCGGTGCCGACCCGCTGGGCGCTGCCGGAGACTTTGTGACGGCGCCCGAGATCAGCCAGATGTTCGGCGAGCTGATCGGCTTCTTCTTCGTCAATCTGTGGCAGCAGATGGGGAGCCCGAAGGCTTTCACCCTGCTCGAACTCGGACCCGGTCGCGGCACGCTGATGGCCGACCTGCTGCGCGTCGCCTGCCGTGCCGAAGGCTTTCGCGATGCGCTCGACCTGCGGATGTTCGAGACCAATCCGACTCTGATCGCCGAACAGAATGCCCGGCTGGAGCCCTATGGCCCGCATTGGATCGACAGTTTCGAAAAGGTCGGCGACGGCCCGCTGCTGGTGGTCGCCAACGAGTTCTTCGATGCCCTGCCGATCCGGCAATTCGTCCGCATGGCAGGTGGCTGGCATGAGCGCATGGTGGGGCTGAGCGAGGGGCGGCGCAGCTTCGGCCTCAATCCGACACCGATCCCGGTATCGGCAATGCCGGAGGCTGTTGCCGACGCCGAGATCAACGCCGTCTACGAAGTCGGGCTGGCCAATGGCGAAGTGATGAAGCGGCTAGCCGCGATCGCCTCGACGCAGGGCGGCGCCATCCTCGCCGTGGACTATGGCTATGGCCGAACCCAGACTGGCGAGACGCTGCAGGGCGTGCGCCGCCATGCCTATACCGATGTGCTGGATGCCCCCGGTGAGGTCGACCTCTCCGCCCATGTCGATTTCGAGGCGCTGGGCAATGTCGCGACGGCCGCCGGGCTGGCCGTGCAGCCGCTGGCAACGCAGGGGCAGTTCCTGACGCGACTGGGCATCACCGAGCGTTCCAAGGCGTTGAGTGTCGCCAATCCGGGTTCAGCTGACAGCATCGCAGCGGCGAAGTCACGGCTGACGGCGCCCGAGCAGATGGGCAATCTGTTCAAGGCCTTCTGCGCCCACAGTCCGGGATTGCAGCCGATGGGATTTGAGTGA
- a CDS encoding RNA polymerase sigma factor: MSDEARRTAERVARDSYGRLVAFLAARTRDVAGAEDALAEAFASALKSWPADGVPDNPDAWLLTVARRRQTDAARRRHTRTAGEVHIQLMTEELDEAAANPEVIPDRRLALMFACAHPDIERGMRAPLILQTILGLTAIDIAAAFLIPPATMGQRLVRAKARIKEAALPFGIPEREHLPERLDAVLEAIYAAYAKGWTEIGDTAADRLADEAIWLGRLVVSLMPEEPEAKGMLALMLYAEARRNARRNISGAYVPLEEQDIEQWDEAAIMTAEALLRDANRAGPTGRYQLEAAIQSAHVARRVTGQPTWPAIVALYDVLLDMTGSPVVVLNRAAALAETAGPEAGLASLDTIAGDKRMANYQPYWAARGHLAARAGQKDAAYEALTLAIGLSADEAVRQYLIGQRSRLSDG; encoded by the coding sequence ATGTCCGACGAGGCGCGCCGCACCGCCGAGCGGGTTGCCCGCGACAGCTATGGCCGCCTCGTCGCCTTTCTCGCCGCCCGCACCCGCGACGTGGCGGGGGCCGAGGATGCGCTGGCGGAGGCCTTTGCCAGCGCGCTCAAATCCTGGCCAGCGGATGGCGTGCCTGACAATCCAGATGCGTGGTTGCTGACCGTCGCCCGCCGCCGCCAGACCGACGCGGCGCGCCGACGGCACACCCGTACCGCCGGGGAGGTTCATATCCAGCTCATGACCGAGGAACTCGACGAAGCCGCTGCCAATCCCGAGGTCATCCCCGATCGCCGGCTGGCGCTGATGTTTGCCTGCGCCCACCCCGATATCGAGCGTGGCATGCGGGCGCCGCTGATCCTGCAGACCATTCTCGGCCTCACCGCCATCGACATCGCGGCGGCGTTTCTCATTCCGCCGGCCACCATGGGGCAGCGACTGGTGCGGGCCAAGGCGCGGATCAAGGAGGCTGCCCTCCCCTTCGGCATTCCCGAACGCGAGCACTTGCCCGAGCGACTCGATGCGGTGCTGGAGGCCATCTACGCGGCCTATGCCAAGGGCTGGACCGAGATTGGCGATACTGCGGCCGACAGGCTGGCCGACGAGGCGATCTGGCTGGGTCGACTGGTCGTTTCCCTGATGCCTGAGGAGCCCGAGGCCAAGGGCATGCTGGCGCTGATGCTCTATGCCGAGGCCCGCCGCAATGCCCGTCGCAACATCAGCGGCGCCTATGTCCCGCTGGAAGAGCAGGATATCGAACAATGGGACGAGGCGGCCATCATGACCGCCGAGGCCCTACTGCGCGACGCCAATCGCGCGGGACCCACGGGCCGTTATCAGCTCGAGGCGGCGATCCAGTCAGCCCATGTGGCTCGCCGGGTCACGGGTCAACCAACCTGGCCCGCCATTGTGGCGCTCTATGACGTGCTGCTGGATATGACCGGATCGCCAGTGGTTGTGCTCAACCGGGCAGCCGCACTGGCCGAAACCGCCGGCCCGGAAGCCGGGCTGGCCAGCCTCGATACCATCGCCGGCGACAAGCGTATGGCCAACTACCAGCCCTATTGGGCCGCTCGCGGGCACCTGGCTGCGCGTGCCGGGCAGAAGGACGCAGCATACGAGGCACTGACCCTCGCAATCGGCCTCTCAGCTGACGAAGCCGTGCGGCAGTATCTGATCGGCCAGCGTTCCAGGTTGAGCGACGGCTAG
- the pgeF gene encoding peptidoglycan editing factor PgeF: protein MSMPFAQSSGLAGIATLRHGFFGRQGGRSDGEFASNNMSITVGDTPHLVEANRAGAALELGYLRKNLYLLKQVHSATVRVLTDYPDIDEPFEADAMVTNVPALALGILTADCTPILFADAEAGIIGAAHAGWRGAASGICEATIMGMVAIGANVSRIVAAIGPTISGPNYEVGPQFAADLLRLYPSASNRIFVPQSGVEHFDLPGFVDDCIRGAGVATVDRVGGCTYGEPERYFSHRYATHQGTRTGRQVAIIGLT, encoded by the coding sequence ATGAGCATGCCCTTTGCACAGAGCTCCGGCCTCGCTGGCATCGCGACCCTACGGCATGGCTTTTTCGGTCGGCAGGGTGGTCGGTCGGACGGGGAATTTGCCAGCAACAATATGTCGATCACGGTCGGCGATACGCCACATCTGGTCGAAGCCAATCGCGCCGGTGCGGCGCTGGAATTGGGCTATCTGCGCAAGAATCTCTATCTGCTCAAGCAGGTGCATTCTGCCACCGTTCGCGTGCTGACGGATTACCCCGATATCGACGAGCCGTTCGAAGCCGATGCCATGGTCACCAACGTGCCGGCGCTGGCGCTCGGCATTCTGACGGCCGACTGCACTCCGATCCTGTTCGCTGATGCAGAAGCCGGCATCATTGGCGCTGCCCATGCCGGGTGGCGTGGCGCGGCCAGTGGCATCTGCGAGGCGACAATCATGGGGATGGTCGCCATCGGCGCCAATGTCTCTCGCATCGTCGCGGCGATCGGACCGACGATTTCGGGGCCAAACTACGAGGTCGGCCCGCAATTCGCAGCTGACCTGCTGCGGCTCTACCCGAGTGCGAGCAATCGCATTTTCGTTCCCCAAAGCGGTGTCGAGCATTTCGATCTGCCCGGCTTCGTAGACGACTGCATTCGCGGCGCCGGTGTCGCCACGGTGGATCGCGTCGGCGGCTGCACCTATGGCGAACCGGAGCGCTATTTCTCCCATCGCTACGCCACCCATCAGGGCACGCGCACCGGTCGGCAGGTCGCCATTATCGGCCTGACGTGA
- a CDS encoding dihydrofolate reductase family protein has translation MAGEVVFFQALSQDGFVTDANGSAAWQGPYFIPELGFHDFIAAVSAVIIARQTYETIAAGGKWPYGVPGIVPASHPLTDIGAPVEAVRDEPAALVAAARTKGDGTVWVQGDTPLALRLIAAGVVDRLELFVMPVTLGSGTEKIDVATLPGFELGGEVSFANEVIRKTYRRV, from the coding sequence ATGGCGGGTGAGGTGGTGTTCTTCCAGGCGCTGAGCCAGGACGGGTTTGTCACCGATGCCAACGGGTCCGCGGCGTGGCAGGGGCCGTATTTCATCCCCGAACTGGGATTTCATGATTTCATCGCCGCAGTGAGCGCGGTGATCATCGCCCGCCAGACCTACGAGACGATCGCGGCGGGTGGGAAGTGGCCCTATGGCGTGCCGGGCATCGTGCCGGCGAGCCACCCCCTCACCGATATCGGCGCGCCAGTCGAGGCCGTGCGCGATGAGCCAGCCGCGCTAGTGGCGGCGGCGCGGACCAAGGGCGACGGCACCGTCTGGGTGCAGGGCGACACGCCGCTGGCGCTGCGACTGATCGCGGCGGGCGTGGTGGATCGGTTGGAGCTGTTCGTGATGCCGGTGACGCTGGGGAGCGGCACCGAGAAGATCGACGTGGCGACCCTGCCCGGCTTCGAACTCGGTGGCGAAGTGAGCTTCGCCAACGAGGTTATCCGGAAAACGTATCGCCGCGTCTAG
- a CDS encoding metallophosphoesterase family protein: MRFAVISDVHGNTVALDAVLADIAVQGVDATLCLGDHVSGPMDPAGAADRLMALDGPVIRGNHDRWLAERNSEGKDLDPVDRFALMRMKTAHRTWLETMPATAVFNGEIFLCHGTPASDNAAWIDGWYQDRRTTLPAEETVMRAAAGIDYPIMLCGHTHIPRSVRLRDGRRIINPGSIGLQLVRGSPDARYALIERRNGKWLIDHRSVEYDCVAAAEQAVANGFAAWKDALETGWSDPDGLF; the protein is encoded by the coding sequence TTGCGCTTCGCTGTCATTTCCGACGTCCATGGTAACACGGTCGCGCTCGATGCGGTGCTGGCCGACATTGCCGTGCAAGGCGTCGATGCAACCTTATGTCTGGGCGATCATGTCAGCGGGCCGATGGACCCGGCTGGCGCCGCCGATCGCCTGATGGCCCTGGACGGTCCCGTCATTCGCGGCAACCATGATCGCTGGTTGGCCGAGCGCAACAGCGAGGGCAAGGACCTCGACCCGGTGGATCGCTTTGCCCTGATGCGCATGAAGACGGCGCACCGGACCTGGCTCGAAACCATGCCCGCAACGGCGGTTTTCAATGGCGAGATTTTTCTCTGCCACGGCACGCCGGCCAGCGACAATGCCGCCTGGATCGATGGCTGGTATCAGGATCGTCGCACGACGCTGCCGGCGGAGGAAACCGTCATGCGGGCTGCGGCGGGTATCGATTATCCCATCATGTTGTGTGGCCACACCCACATCCCGCGCTCCGTGCGCCTGCGCGATGGACGCCGCATCATCAATCCGGGCAGTATCGGGCTGCAATTGGTGCGCGGCTCGCCCGATGCCCGATACGCTCTGATCGAGCGTCGCAACGGGAAATGGCTGATCGACCATAGGTCGGTAGAATATGACTGCGTTGCCGCTGCCGAGCAGGCTGTGGCCAATGGCTTCGCGGCCTGGAAGGATGCGCTGGAGACCGGCTGGTCCGATCCGGATGGCCTGTTCTGA
- a CDS encoding YciI family protein has product MRYMMIIHHDDEALSKAPQQELWSEYAAFNQALNKAGAGFSGGLRLSPGKEGTIVRSRSGKTDVLDGPYADTREQLAGYFFIDVPDIEQAVEWANRCPSSKYGAIEIRPIVEQNAS; this is encoded by the coding sequence ATGCGCTACATGATGATCATCCACCACGACGACGAAGCCCTGAGCAAGGCGCCGCAGCAGGAGCTGTGGAGTGAGTATGCCGCCTTCAACCAGGCGCTCAACAAGGCCGGCGCTGGCTTCTCGGGCGGCTTGCGGCTGAGCCCGGGCAAGGAGGGCACCATCGTCCGCAGCCGTTCCGGCAAGACCGATGTGCTCGATGGTCCCTATGCCGACACGCGCGAACAGCTCGCCGGCTACTTCTTCATCGACGTCCCCGATATCGAGCAGGCCGTGGAATGGGCCAATCGCTGCCCGAGTTCGAAATATGGGGCCATCGAAATCCGCCCGATCGTCGAGCAGAACGCGTCGTGA
- a CDS encoding PQQ-dependent sugar dehydrogenase, which produces MIAGGAWYYYRGRHMGSFAQAVGTKPAIPEAKPQGAMPMLKMPTAMGWAPGKVPTVKSGLKVTPFALNLKHPRWAYVLPNGDVLIAESASLPGTVKNVRDYAMNRVMSRAGATRPSANQITLLRDADGDGVPEVREVFMSGLSQPFGMALVGSTLYIGNTDSVMAFPYEAGQTKITAPGRKLMSMKPGGHWTRNIIASKDGTKLYVAVGSQSNIAESGFEVEEGRACIFELDLKTEQHRIFAGGLRNPVGMAWEPTDGKLWTVVNERDGLGDETPPDYLTSVKDGGFYGWPYSYWGQTVDDRVPQDAALVAKASAPDYALGGHTASLGLCWLPESTLPGLPSGMVIGQHGSWNRSKLSGYRVVLVPFNNGKPQGAPIDLLTGFLADDEKTSNGRPVGVVVAKDGALLAVDDVGDAVWRVSAA; this is translated from the coding sequence CTGATCGCCGGTGGCGCCTGGTACTACTATCGCGGTCGCCACATGGGCTCATTCGCGCAGGCGGTCGGCACCAAGCCCGCTATTCCCGAGGCCAAGCCGCAGGGCGCCATGCCTATGCTCAAGATGCCGACGGCCATGGGCTGGGCGCCAGGCAAGGTGCCGACCGTCAAGTCCGGTCTCAAGGTCACGCCTTTCGCGCTCAATCTCAAGCATCCGCGCTGGGCCTATGTGCTGCCCAATGGTGATGTGCTGATCGCCGAGTCGGCCTCACTGCCTGGCACGGTCAAGAATGTCCGCGACTATGCCATGAACCGTGTGATGAGCCGTGCTGGCGCCACCCGTCCAAGCGCCAACCAGATCACGTTGCTGCGCGACGCCGATGGCGATGGCGTGCCGGAAGTGCGCGAAGTGTTCATGAGCGGCCTCAGCCAGCCCTTCGGCATGGCCCTGGTCGGTTCGACGCTCTATATCGGCAATACCGACAGCGTCATGGCCTTCCCCTATGAGGCTGGCCAGACCAAAATCACCGCGCCCGGCCGCAAGCTCATGTCGATGAAGCCGGGCGGCCACTGGACGCGCAACATCATCGCCTCCAAGGACGGCACCAAGCTCTATGTCGCCGTGGGCTCGCAGAGCAACATTGCCGAGAGCGGCTTCGAAGTCGAAGAAGGCCGGGCCTGCATTTTCGAACTCGACCTCAAGACCGAGCAGCACCGCATCTTTGCTGGCGGCTTGCGCAATCCCGTCGGCATGGCCTGGGAGCCGACCGACGGCAAGCTCTGGACGGTGGTCAACGAGCGCGACGGCCTGGGCGATGAAACCCCACCCGATTACCTGACCTCGGTCAAAGATGGCGGCTTCTACGGCTGGCCCTACAGTTATTGGGGCCAGACGGTCGACGATCGCGTACCGCAGGATGCCGCATTGGTCGCCAAGGCCTCGGCTCCGGACTATGCGCTGGGCGGCCACACCGCCTCGCTCGGCCTCTGCTGGCTGCCCGAAAGCACGCTGCCGGGCCTGCCATCTGGCATGGTCATCGGCCAGCATGGCTCATGGAACCGCAGCAAGCTCAGCGGCTATCGCGTCGTGCTGGTGCCGTTCAACAACGGCAAGCCGCAGGGCGCGCCCATCGACCTGCTCACCGGCTTCCTTGCCGACGACGAGAAGACATCCAACGGCCGCCCGGTTGGCGTCGTCGTGGCCAAGGACGGCGCGCTGCTGGCTGTCGACGACGTCGGCGACGCCGTCTGGCGCGTCAGCGCGGCCTAG
- a CDS encoding YciI family protein, producing MKFMLMLFADEKVGTSFPPEEMAKAMEQMYAYQQTLEKAGAFVSTAALAPTWDGRTITKFDGELKVHDGPYAETREQFGGYFMIEAPDMERAIELAALCPAATWGPIEIRPFHPGYEPD from the coding sequence ATGAAGTTCATGCTGATGCTGTTTGCTGACGAGAAGGTCGGCACGTCGTTTCCGCCCGAGGAAATGGCCAAGGCCATGGAGCAGATGTACGCCTACCAGCAGACGCTGGAAAAGGCCGGAGCGTTTGTTTCAACTGCTGCTCTCGCACCGACATGGGATGGCCGGACAATCACCAAGTTTGACGGTGAACTGAAGGTCCACGATGGCCCATATGCCGAGACCCGCGAGCAGTTTGGCGGCTATTTTATGATCGAGGCGCCCGACATGGAGCGAGCGATCGAACTGGCCGCACTCTGCCCGGCGGCGACCTGGGGCCCAATTGAGATACGGCCCTTTCACCCCGGCTATGAACCCGACTGA
- a CDS encoding YbjN domain-containing protein, whose product MSLIQVEPDRNVHPVDIIEHIASINDWTFERQDADEISISVRGGWSDYHVSFNWMEDLESLHIASAFDLKVPEGRRNEIKQLISLINEQLWIGHFDIWNKEGVVLFRNSHLLTGGADVSPQQCEALLRSATDSCDLYYQAFQFVVWAGKTAADALSHVMFETVGEA is encoded by the coding sequence ATGTCACTGATCCAGGTCGAACCCGATCGCAACGTCCATCCGGTGGACATCATCGAGCATATCGCCTCGATCAACGACTGGACGTTCGAACGGCAGGATGCCGACGAGATTTCCATTTCCGTGCGCGGCGGCTGGAGCGACTACCACGTCTCCTTCAACTGGATGGAAGATCTCGAAAGCCTGCACATCGCCTCGGCCTTCGACCTTAAGGTGCCCGAAGGTCGTCGCAATGAGATCAAGCAGCTCATCTCGCTGATCAACGAGCAGCTGTGGATTGGCCATTTCGATATCTGGAACAAGGAAGGCGTGGTGCTGTTCCGCAATTCGCACTTGCTGACCGGTGGCGCTGATGTGTCGCCGCAGCAATGCGAGGCGCTGTTGCGCTCGGCCACCGATAGCTGCGACCTCTATTACCAGGCGTTCCAGTTTGTCGTCTGGGCCGGCAAGACCGCCGCCGATGCCCTTAGCCATGTGATGTTTGAAACGGTTGGCGAAGCGTGA
- the lgt gene encoding prolipoprotein diacylglyceryl transferase, with the protein MPFPDINPIAFAIGPFAIRWYALGYLFGVGLGALYGYRLLANSRLWHKGTPPFAAKDIWDFAFWTMLAIVIGGRVGYVLFYNLPYYLANPTEIINTLDGGMSYHGGMLGLMLAVVLFTRIKGNGNWLSGLDLIASVSTIGIFLVRIANFINAELYGAPTTLPWGVVFPTDPEQLPRHPSQLYEAALEGLLLFLVIRLFTHTFYSLRRPGMVAGIFGIGYGLSRIAVEFVRLPDAQIGYLYGGWLTMGMVLSLPLVLGGLGLVVYASTRKVSALRAPNV; encoded by the coding sequence TTGCCCTTTCCCGATATCAACCCGATCGCCTTCGCCATCGGCCCCTTCGCTATCCGCTGGTACGCATTGGGCTACCTGTTCGGCGTCGGCCTTGGCGCCCTCTACGGCTATCGGCTGCTGGCCAATTCGCGCCTGTGGCACAAGGGCACGCCGCCCTTTGCCGCCAAGGATATCTGGGATTTCGCCTTTTGGACCATGCTGGCCATCGTGATCGGCGGCCGCGTCGGCTACGTGCTGTTCTACAACCTGCCCTATTACCTGGCGAACCCGACCGAGATCATCAACACGCTCGATGGCGGCATGAGCTATCACGGCGGCATGCTGGGCCTGATGCTGGCTGTGGTGCTGTTCACGCGGATCAAGGGCAACGGCAACTGGCTGAGCGGGCTGGATCTGATCGCTTCGGTTTCGACCATCGGCATCTTCCTGGTGCGCATCGCCAATTTCATCAATGCCGAGCTCTATGGTGCGCCGACCACGCTGCCCTGGGGCGTGGTCTTCCCGACCGACCCCGAGCAACTGCCGCGCCATCCGAGCCAACTCTATGAAGCAGCGCTCGAGGGCCTGCTGCTGTTCCTGGTGATCCGGCTGTTCACCCACACCTTCTATAGCCTGCGCCGTCCCGGCATGGTCGCGGGCATTTTCGGCATCGGTTATGGCCTCAGCCGCATCGCCGTAGAGTTCGTGCGCCTGCCAGATGCGCAGATCGGCTACCTCTATGGCGGCTGGCTGACCATGGGCATGGTGCTGAGCCTACCGCTGGTATTGGGTGGACTGGGACTGGTTGTGTATGCGTCAACGCGCAAGGTCAGCGCATTGCGGGCACCCAATGTCTGA
- the pth gene encoding aminoacyl-tRNA hydrolase, giving the protein MKLIVGLGNPGGQYAGNRHNIGFMALDAIARQHNITQFRTKHAGSLAEGSIGGEKVILLKPQTFMNRSGDSVQQVAQFYKIAPADIIVLYDELDLAEGKVRVKVGGGNGGHNGLRSIDPQIGLDYKRVRLGIGHPGKEFVTHHVLGDFAKADQAWLEPLLDAVAKNVDMLIKGDDSGFMNKLALAVKGADEPLAKPAPKAQSHIRQARPAKPQVAAPTSGPMADMLKKIFRGD; this is encoded by the coding sequence ATGAAGCTGATCGTGGGCCTGGGCAATCCGGGCGGCCAGTATGCGGGCAATCGCCACAATATCGGTTTCATGGCGCTCGATGCGATCGCCAGACAGCACAATATTACCCAGTTCCGGACCAAGCATGCTGGAAGTCTTGCTGAGGGTAGCATCGGCGGCGAGAAGGTCATCCTGCTCAAGCCGCAGACCTTCATGAACCGCTCGGGCGACAGCGTTCAGCAGGTGGCGCAATTCTACAAGATCGCACCCGCTGATATCATCGTGCTGTACGACGAACTTGATCTGGCTGAAGGCAAGGTGCGGGTCAAGGTTGGCGGCGGCAATGGCGGGCACAATGGGCTGCGCTCGATCGATCCGCAGATTGGGCTGGACTATAAGCGTGTTCGGCTTGGCATCGGCCATCCTGGCAAGGAATTCGTGACCCATCATGTGCTTGGCGACTTCGCCAAGGCCGACCAGGCCTGGCTGGAGCCGCTGCTCGATGCGGTCGCCAAGAATGTCGACATGCTGATCAAGGGCGACGATAGCGGCTTCATGAACAAGCTGGCGCTGGCGGTGAAGGGTGCTGACGAGCCTCTGGCCAAACCGGCGCCCAAGGCGCAGAGCCATATCCGGCAGGCCCGACCGGCCAAGCCGCAGGTAGCGGCGCCGACAAGCGGGCCGATGGCTGATATGCTCAAGAAGATCTTCAGAGGAGATTGA
- a CDS encoding accessory factor UbiK family protein yields MSQNSKIFDGLGRVMNEAAGVADGVRREVETAVKSQAQRFVADMDLVKREDFDALRELVQVQGEEIDALRKELAALKGSATKAN; encoded by the coding sequence ATGAGCCAGAATAGCAAAATCTTCGACGGGCTGGGACGCGTGATGAACGAGGCCGCGGGTGTTGCCGATGGCGTGCGCCGCGAAGTCGAGACCGCCGTGAAGTCTCAGGCCCAGCGTTTTGTCGCCGATATGGATCTGGTCAAGCGCGAAGATTTCGACGCGCTGCGCGAGCTGGTGCAGGTGCAGGGCGAAGAGATCGACGCGCTGCGCAAGGAACTGGCCGCCCTCAAGGGCTCCGCGACCAAAGCAAACTAA
- a CDS encoding 50S ribosomal protein L25/general stress protein Ctc has product MAATKVLSAQAREGVGKGAARELRRQGLVPAVIYGDKKAPVTVSIPYKDAHKQIYAGGFLSHIIELDVDGTKHRVIPRDYQLDPVKDFPIHIDFLRVGKGTKLNVQVHVNFINEEASPGLKRGGTLNIVHHTLDLTVDADNIPEEVTVDLTGLDIGDTIHISSVKLPSGAVDHSHEDDVTIATIVAPSALKSAGDADEAAEGEATAE; this is encoded by the coding sequence ATGGCTGCGACTAAGGTGCTCAGTGCACAGGCGCGTGAAGGAGTAGGCAAGGGGGCCGCTCGTGAACTGCGCCGTCAGGGACTCGTTCCTGCTGTTATCTACGGTGACAAGAAGGCCCCCGTTACCGTCTCGATCCCCTACAAGGACGCTCACAAGCAGATTTATGCTGGCGGCTTCCTCAGCCACATCATCGAACTCGATGTCGATGGCACCAAGCACCGCGTGATTCCGCGCGACTACCAGCTTGATCCGGTGAAGGATTTCCCGATCCACATCGACTTCCTGCGCGTCGGCAAGGGCACCAAGCTCAACGTCCAGGTGCATGTGAACTTCATCAACGAAGAAGCCAGCCCGGGCCTGAAGCGCGGTGGTACGCTCAACATTGTGCACCACACGCTCGACCTGACTGTCGATGCTGACAATATCCCCGAGGAAGTGACCGTCGATCTGACCGGTCTCGATATCGGCGATACCATCCATATCTCGTCGGTCAAGCTGCCGTCCGGTGCTGTCGACCACAGCCACGAAGACGACGTGACCATCGCGACCATCGTTGCTCCGTCGGCCCTGAAGTCGGCCGGCGACGCTGACGAAGCCGCTGAAGGCGAAGCCACTGCTGAGTAA